One window of the Salvia splendens isolate huo1 chromosome 1, SspV2, whole genome shotgun sequence genome contains the following:
- the LOC121743625 gene encoding importin-5-like: MDAESTQIQQAQLAAILGADPAPFETLISHLMSSSNDQRSQAESVFNLIKQNDPNSLVLKLGHLISSSVHQEARAMAAILMRKQLTLDDSYIWPNLTESTRSDVKNLLLSSLQSEESKSIIKKLCDTVSELASSLVPENQWPEILPFMFQCVTSSAPKLQESAFLMFSQLAQFIGETLIPYITDLHTVFLNVLNNSSDSDVKIAALSAVINFIQCLTSSSDRDRFQDLLPAMMRTLTESLNSGQEATAQEALELLIELAGTEPRFLRRQIMDVVGAMLQIAEAESLEEGTRHLAIEFVITLAEARERAPGMMRKLPQFISRLFANLMKMLLDVEDDPAWHSAEVKDEDAGETSNYSVGQECLDRLSIALGGNTIVPVASAQFQTCFSAPEWQKHHAALIALAQIAEGCSKVMVKDLEHVVSMVLNSFQHPHPRVRWAAINAIGQLSTDLGPDLQIQFHQHVLPALAAAMDDFQNPRVQAHAASAVLNFSENCTPEILTPYLDGIVHKLLLLLQNSKQMVQEGALTALASVADSSQEHFQKYYDAVMPYLKVILENATDKSNRMLRAKAMECISLVGMAVGKEKFKEDAKQVMGVLMSLQGSQMETDDPTTSYMLQAWARLCKCLGQDFLPYMSVVMPPLLQSAQLKPDVIITSADSDNEIDESDDESMETITLGDKRIGIKTSVLEEKATACNMLCCYADELKEGFYPWIDQVAPTLVPLLKFYFHEEVRKAAVSAMPELLQSAKLAVDKGIAQGRNETYVKQLLDFIVPALVEALHKEPDIEICANMLDALNECVQISGSLLDESQVRSIVEEIKQVITVGSSRKKERAERAKAEDFDDEEGELLKEENEQEEEVFDQVGEILGTLIKTFKGSFLPFFDELSSYLMPMWGKDKSAEERRIAICIFDDVAEQCRDLALKYYDTYLPFLLEACNDENTDVRQAAVYGLGVCAEFGSSVFKPLVGEALSRLNIVIRHPNALQPDNVMAYDNAVSALGKICQYHRDSIDSAQVVPAWLNCLPIKGDVIEAKAVHDQLCSMVERSDLELLGPNNQHLPKIVSVFAEVLCTGKDLASEQTASRMVNLLRQLQQTLPPATLASTWSSLQPQQQLALQTILST; the protein is encoded by the exons ATGGACGCCGAGTCGACTCAGATTCAGCAGGCGCAATTGGCGGCTATTTTGGGGGCGGACCCGGCTCCGTTCGAAACCCTGATTTCTCATCTGATGTCTTCCTCCAACGACCAGCGATCCCAGGCCGAGTCAGTCTTCAATTTGATTAAGCAGAACGATCCGAACTCGCTCGTGCTCAAACTCGGTCACCTGATCTCATCGTCCGTGCAccaggaggcgcgcgccatggcCGCGATTCTCATGCGGAAGCAATTGACCCTCGATGACTCGTATATCTGGCCGAACCTCACCGAGTCGACTCGCTCCGATGTTAAAAACCTCCTGTTGTCCTCACTCCAGAGCGAGGAGTCGAAATCGATTATTAAGAAACTGTGTGATACCGTCTCGGAGCTCGCTTCTTCGCTCGTGCCGGAGAATCAGTGGCCGGAAATACTGCCGTTTATGTTTCAGTGCGTGACGTCTAGTGCTCCGAAGCTGCAAGAATCGGCATTCCTGATGTTCTCACAACTGGCGCAGTTCATCGGGGAAACGTTGATTCCGTATATCACTGATTTGCACACTGTTTTCCTCAACGTGTTGAATAATTCCTCCGATTCAGACGTGAAGATTGCTGCATTGAGTGCTGTCATCAATTTTATTCAGTGCCTGACGAGCTCGAGCGATCGTGATAGGTTCCAGGATTTGTTGCCAGCTATGATGAGGACATTGACTGAGTCGCTGAACTCAGGGCAGGAGGCTACTGCGCAGGAGGCGTTGGAGCTGTTGATTGAGTTGGCTGGGACGGAACCGAGGTTTTTGAGGAGGCAGATTATGGATGTTGTTGGTGCCATGTTGCAGATTGCCGAAGCTGAGAGTTTGGAGGAAGGCACGCGTCATTTAGCAATTGAATTTGTGATTACATTAGCGGAAGCAAGGGAAAGAGCACCTGGGATGATGCGCAAATTGCCGCAGTTCATTAGCAGGCTTTTTGCCAATTTGATGAAGATGCTTTTGGATGTGGAGGATGATCCTGCGTGGCACAGTGCAGAAGTCAAGGACGAGGATGCAGGGGAGACAAGTAACTATAGTGTTGGGCAGGAATGCTTAGATAGGCTCTCTATAGCACTTGGTGGGAATACAATTGTCCCTGTGGCATCCGCGCAGTTTCAAACTTGCTTTTCTGCTCCTGAGTGGCAGAAGCATCACGCAGCACTCATTGCACTTGCACAGATTGCAGAGGGTTGCTCCAAG GTGATGGTTAAGGATTTGGAACATGTGGTGAGCATGGTCTTGAATTCCTTTCAACATCCTCATCCACGTGTTAGATGGGCAGCAATTAATGCAATTGGTCAGCTATCAACAGACTTGGGTCCGGATTTGCAAATTCAGTTCCATCAGCATGTGCTGCCAGCTCTAGCTGCAGCTATGGATGATTTCCAAAACCCTAGAGTACAG GCACATGCAGCTTCAGCTGTTCTTAACTTCAGTGAAAACTGCACTCCAGAAATTTTGACACCTTACTTAGATGGGATAGTGCACAAGCTTCTTCTACTTCTTCAG AATTCCAAGCAAATGGTTCAGGAGGGTGCCTTAACTGCTTTAGCTTCGGTAGCTGATTCATCTCAG GAACACTTCCAGAAATATTATGATGCAGTTATGCCTTACTTGAAAGTTATCTTAGAGAATGCCACAGACAAGTCTAACCGCATGCTTCGTGCAAAAGCTATGGAGTGCATTAGCTTGGTGGGGATGGCTGTTGGGAAGGAGAAATTCAAGGAGGATGCTAAGCAG GTAATGGGAGTGCTTATGTCACTGCAAGGATCACAAATGGAGACCGATGATCCTACTACCAGTTACATGCTACAA gcATGGGCCAGACTTTGCAAGTGCTTGGGCCAGGATTTCCTTCCTTATATGAGTGTGGTCATGCCTCCTCTGCTTCAGTCTGCTCAGCTAAAGCCTGATGTTATCATTACATCTGCTGATTCAGACAATGAAATTGATGAATCAGACGATGAAAG CATGGAGACCATAACCCTTGGGGATAAAAGAATTGGGATTAAGACTAGTGTCCTAGAGGAGAAGGCCACCGCTTGCAATATGTTGTGCTGCTATGCTGATGAGTTAAAGGAAGGTTTTTACCCGTGGATCGATCAG GTTGCCCCAACATTGGTTCCtcttttgaaattttatttccatgaAGAAGTCAGGAAGGCTGCTGTCTCAG CAATGCCGGAGCTGTTGCAGTCTGCAAAACTGGCTGTCGATAAAGGAATTGCTCAGGGTCGTAATGAGACTTATGTTAAGCAGCTCTTAGACTTCATTGTTCCTGCTTTAGTGGAAGCCTTACACAAG GAACCTGATATAGAGATCTGTGCAAACATGTTGGATGCGTTGAACGAATGTGTGCAG ATTTCAGGATCTCTTTTAGACGAGAGCCAGGTTAGAAGCATTGTGGAAGAGATAAAACAGGTGATCACAGTTGGCTCAAGTAGAAAAAAGGAGAGAGCTGAGAGAGCCAAAGCTGAAGATTTTGATGATGAGGAGGGAGAACTTCTTAAAGAGGAAAAtgagcaagaagaagaagtatTTGACCAA GTTGGTGAAATATTGGGAACTTTAATTAAAACATTCAAGGGCTCCTTCTTGCCATTCTTTGATGAACTGTCATCATACCTGATGCCGATGTGG GGAAAGGACAAATCGGCTGAAGAGAGAAGGATTGCCATTTGCATCTTTGATGATGTAGCTGAGCAATGCCGTGACTTAGCTCTGAA GTATTATGATACATATCTTCCATTCCTCTTGGAGGCATGCAATGATGAAAACACAGATGTCCGACAG GCTGCTGTATATGGGCTCGGAGTGTGTGCTGAGTTTGGAAGTTCTGTGTTTAAACCACTTGTTGGAG AGGCTCTTTCGAGGCTCAATATAGTTATTAGGCACCCAAATGCTTTGCAGCCGGACAATGTGATGGCATATGATAATGCTGTTTCAGCTCTTGGAAAGATATGTCAGTATCATCGTGATAGCATTGATTCAGCTCag GTGGTTCCTGCCTGGTTGAATTGTTTACCTATAAAGGGTGATGTTATTGAGGCAAAAGCTGTTCACGACCAGCTTTGCTCAATGGTTGAGAG GTCTGATTTGGAACTTTTGGGGCCCAACAATCAGCATCTCCCGAAAATTGTTTCTGTTTTTGCTGAG GTTCTCTGTACTGGCAAGGATCTTGCCTCGGAGCAAACTGCCAGTCGAATGGTAAATTTGTTGAGGCAGCTACAACAGACGCTGCCTCCAGCAACCCTGGCCTCTACGTGGTCGTCCTTGCAGCCTCAACAGCAGCTGGCGTTGCAGACAATTCTCTCAACGTAG
- the LOC121805257 gene encoding ethylene-responsive transcription factor ERN1-like, with product MELHFHTFSSTNNNTTYKPTNRSPSKSKFVGVRQRPLGKWVVEIMNTTQKIRMWLGTFDTAEEAALAYDEAACLLRGSNTRTNFLNTMPCNPALSLKIKNLLNQKRSQNKAIIPPTAARRYSDQDVNIKAIARSSSSRSSSSSQYSTNDNFSRNQMKGSLVFTSNPSEDAYKPDFSHLEPHFNQCDQALDVETAALQPYVPRRGGEGPTEAAPFPDFERLKVERQISASLYAMNGINEYWDTINDSNDTFWDIQTL from the coding sequence ATGGAACTTCACTTCCATACCTTCTCTTCAACCAACAACAACACAACATATAAGCCCACAAACAGAAGCCCTAGCAAGAGCAAGTTTGTGGGAGTGAGGCAGAGGCCCTTGGGAAAATGGGTGGTGGAGATCATGAACACGACCCAGAAGATCCGCATGTGGCTAGGCACATTCGACACAGCTGAGGAGGCAGCTCTGGCCTATGACGAGGCTGCCTGCCTCCTGCGTGGATCCAATACACGCACCAACTTCCTGAACACCATGCCTTGCAACCCGGCCCTCTCTTTGAAGATCAAGAACTTGTTGAATCAAAAGAGGAGCCAAAATAAGGCGATTATCCCTCCAACCGCCGCTAGAAGGTATTCTGATCAAGATGTCAACATCAAGGCCATTGCTCgcagtagtagtagtagaagTAGTAGTAGCTCTCAGTACAGTACTAATGACAACTTTAGCCGCAACCAAATGAAGGGCTCTCTTGTTTTCACCTCCAATCCATCCGAGGATGCATATAAGCCTGACTTCAGCCATTTAGAGCCTCATTTCAATCAGTGTGATCAAGCTCTGGATGTTGAAACGGCTGCGCTTCAACCATATGTACCTAGAAGAGGTGGGGAGGGGCCAACTGAGGCGGCCCCATTCCCTGATTTTGAAAGATTGAAGGTTGAAAGGCAGATATCAGCATCACTCTATGCAATGAATGGCATAAATGAATACTGGGATACCATCAATGACTCAAATGATACTTTCTGGGATATTCAAACTCTCTAG